CTGGCGGCCGAGCAGACAGTGGTTAATGGCCTCCATATGGCTGGCAACGATGTGACTTTCCGGCAGCAGGCGGTGAACCCGCAGCGTATCCTCCTCGCCCATGATAATCGCGCCGAAGCAGTCAATCTGCGCACTTCCGGCATTCAGCACCACCACGTCGGGTTTGAACGCTGCCAGCGCCTGCTCAACGGCCGGAACCCAGACGGTGTCCCCGGCTATATACAGCGTCGGCTCAGCGGGGTGCTGAAATACCAGGCCGCAGGCTTCACCCAACCGCTTTGCCAGCGGCGGCAGCGCGTAGGCGGCATTGCTGCCGTGCTGGCCGTCGGTTTTCCACAGGGTAATCCCGTCAATTTCCGTACGATCATCCAGCACCGTCACCGCGGTGAAACCCTGCGCGTGGATTTGTCTGGCATCCTGCTGATTCTGGCTGAACAGGGGGATATCACGAGCAATTAAGCGCTGTGCGGCCTCATCCCAGTGGTCCTCGTGAGTGTGGGTGACGATAACCGCATCGGCATTAATGATCTCGGCAACCGGCAGCGGCAGGTCGACCAGTGGGTTGCGCAGATGGCTGCGGGCGGTACCGGGAAAACCGGGCAGCGCGCCTTTATCTGCCAGCATCGGGTCGATCAGAAAGGTTTTGCCGGCATAGTCCAGCCTGAGCGTGGCGTTGCGGATCTGAGTGAGTTTCATGTGGGCTCTCCATCTGAGCGGCAGCGGAATACCGCCGAACCGCGCCAGTATAGAGAGGAGGGAAAATCGCAATAAGTAGCCTGATGGACAATAAGCGATGGGATTGGGACAACTTTGTTCCGGGCCGCATCGACCCCACTGAAACTCTGCCACTAATTCAGGCGTAGCGGCGAACGGCAGGCGCGCGCAGCCGGGCCAGAATACAGGCGCAGTTCTCGTACAGCGTGCAGATCCGGCGCTCCAGCACCTCCGGCGGATGGGCCTCCACTTCCGCATACATACTGAGAATTTCGCTTTTACAGTGCGAGCGGCAGCTGCGTTTCTTCTGCCGGGCGTCCAGCCAGCGCAGCAGCATCCGCTTTTTCTCCGCATCGCGGTGCAGCATGCTGCTCCTGATGCTGCGAATGGCCTGCAAAAAATCCTGATAGAAGTCGGTGATATCCTGCATTTTGTCGATATTCATCATTTTTGCATCATCCTGCCCGGTTAAGCGGCAGCCGGATAATCCCCGGCTGCCGGGTCGTCAGTCAGCGGCGCTGGCCGCCGGTGACGGGGTCATGATTACACCGCCGCCGTTCAGCGTTTCGCGGCCCGATCGATAGCGTATCCGGCTTTGGTCAGCGAGGATTTCAGGCTGGCATAGCCAATCCGCGCATATTCCAGCGGTGGTGCCAGCGCCGGATCCTGCTCGGCCTCCACCACAAACCAGCCCTGATAGCCAATGCCCGCCAGCCGCGAGATGACCGCATCAAAGTCAATGCTGCCGTCGCCAGGTACGGTATAAACGCCTTTCAGCACTGCATCGAGAAACGAGTCGCGCTGCCAGTCCAGCCCGGCGCGCACGTCCGCACGAACGTCTTTGGTATGTACGTGGTTAATGCGTTTACCGTGCTTGCTCAGGACGCTCAGCGGGTCGACCCCGGCAAACACCAGGTGCCCGGTGTCAAACAGCAGCCCCACCTGCGGACCGGTGGCCGCCATCAGCAGATCGATGTCGCGTTCGTCCTCAATCACCGTGCCCATATGATGATGGAAGGCCAGCGGCACGCCGAAATCGCGGCACCAGCTGGCGAACAGATCCAGCTTCGCGCCGTACTCGCGGATCTGTTCTTCCGTCAGCCTGCGGCGCTGGCTCAGCGGTACCTGCTGCTGGTTCTGAATGGTGCCTGCGGTTTCACCGTAGACCAGGCAGGCCGCACCGCACGCCTTAAACAGCTGCATCTGCGGCGTGGCTTTGGCGATCTCACTCTCCAGATCGTTATCCAGCAGGGTGCCGGAGTACCAGCCGGACACCAGTTGAAGCTGATATTCCGCCAGCTGCGGCTGCAGTTCAGCGGCGGTGCGCGGGAATTTACCGCCGGTTTCCACGCCGGAAAAACCGGCCAGCCGGCTCTCCGCCAGGCAGACGGAGAGTGGGGTGTCGCCGCCGAGCTGCGGCAGGTCATCGTTGGACCAGGCGATAGGGGCAATACCCAGTTTTGCGTGCAACGTCATGTTCTGTTTCCTCTGGCTGAAAGTTAAATACCCAAACGCTGTTTTTTACGGCCCTCAACCTGTTCGGTCCGCGCCTGATTCACGCTTTCGCGCTGGCTGACTTCCGGCACGCCCACGTCCCACCAGGCGTCACCCGGCGTCCACTCGTGCGGATGCGTATCGATACAGATCACCGTGGTGCGGTCGTTGCCCTTTGCCCAGTCCACGGCGGCGGCCAGTTCGTCCAGGCTGCTGACCTTGCGGGCCAGCGCGCCCATCGACTGCGCGTTAGCCACGAAATCAACGTGGAACGGTTCGGTGACCCGGCAGTCCTTCAGCAGATTGTTAAACGACGCGCCACCCTTGGCGTTCTGCAGGCGGTTAATCACCGCGTAGCCGCCGTTGTCGCACACCAGCAGGATCAGCTTGTGGCCGGAAAGCACGCTGGAATAGATATCCGAGTTCATCATCATGTAAGTGCCGTCGCCAATCAGCACGAACACGTCGCGATCCGCATCGATCATTGCCGTGCCCCAGCCCGCAGAGATTTCGTACCCCATGCAGGAGAAGCCGAACTCACAGTCAAAAGTGCCGGGATTTTTCACCTTCCAGCCTTTAACCAGCTCACCCGGCAGGCCGCCCGCCGCGCTGATCACATAGTCTTCGGCAGCGGCGCGTTCATTGACCACGCCAACCACCTGAGCGTAGGTCGGTACGCCGGTGGTCACGGTGCGTTGCTGGCGCTGGTCAATCAGTTGATTCCATGCGGCGAAGGCGGTTTTGCCGCTGTCCAGCCAGCTCGCGTCCACTGCATAACTGCCGAGCGCGGCGTTGAGTTCGCGGATCCCCTCGCGGGCATCGGCGACCAGCGGCAGCGAGAAGTGCTTGTGGGCATCAAAGCGCGCGGCGTTAATGGCAATAAAACGGGCTTCCGGTGAAAACACCGTCCAGGAACCGGTGACAAAATCCATCAGCCGGGTGCCGATGGCGATAATCACATCGGCCTTTGCCGCCAGCGCGTTGGCGGAGGTCGATCCGAGAATGCCTACCGGCCCGATATGCAGTGGATGATCGTGGGTCAGGGTGCCTTTTCCGGCGATGGTTTCCACCACCGGGATACCGCGCTGGCGGGCGAACGCTTCCAGCTCGGCCTCGGCCCTGGAGTAGCGCACGCCGCCCCCGGCAATAATAATTGGATGTCGGGCGGAAGCCAGCAGCTCGGCCGCCTGCTCCAGCAGATCTCGATCGGGGCGCGGACGCGGGATGGTGTGAACGCGGCGGGCAAAAAACGCCTCCGGATAGTCAAAGGCCATTTCCTGCACGTCCTGACACAGGCCAATAAAGGCCGGGCCACAGTCCGCCGGGTCGAGCATCGTCGCCACCGCCTGCGGCAGCGAAGAGAGGATCTGCTCCGGCCAGGTGATACGGTCCCAGTAGCGGGTTACCGCCTTAAAGGCGTCGTTGACCGTCTGGCTGGGATCGCTGAAGTGCTCCACCTGCTGCATGACCGGGTCCGGCACGCGGCGGGCAAACGCATCGCCGCAGATCATCAGCATCGGCAGACGGCTGACATGGGCCACGCCGGCGGCGGTCAGCAGGTTAGTGGTGCCGGGACCGATCGAGGCGGTGACCACCATAATCTGCTGGCGCAGACGCGCTTTGGCGAAACCCACGGCTGCGAAGGCCATTGACTGCTCATTCTGGCCGCGCCAGGTCGGCAGCACGTCCTGCACGCTTTCCAGCGCCTCGCCAATGCAGGTGACGTTGCCGTGGCCGAAGATGCCGAACACACCGGGGAAAAGCGGCACGTCTTCACCGTCAACGTGGATAAACTGATTGCTCAGGTAACGGACCACCGCCTGTGCAGTGGTGCAACGATAGGTCGACATAGTTTCTACCTGCTGTAAGGCCCGTAATCAGGCCGGTTGTGGAATTTAATTTGCTGAAATTTATATAAAGCAATTTTAGTTGCAACTTCGGGCGTAGCTCCCCCCGAAGGGAGAGCGATAAACCGGACTTGCGTTATTTACTGAGGCTTTTTTTCCCGTCTTCACGGCTTTGCGAACGCTCGGTCAGCGTGGCAATTCGCGGCTGTTCCTCTTCCGGGTGCAGCTCGGCGGCCAGCGCCAGCGCAATGCACTGGACCAGGCACACCGGTGCCGCCAGCGAACGGGAAAAACTGTATTCCTCTTCCGGGATGGTAAACAGCACCCGCGCATCTTTTGCCAGAGGCGACAGCACGCTGTCGGTAATGGCAATCAGCGGCACGTTTTTCTGCGCGGCAATCTCGGCGATGCTCACCACCTCCTGCGCGTAATGGCGGAAGGAGACGGCAACCAGCACGTCGCGCGGGGTCATATTCATCGCCATGTGCGGCGCAAGGCCGCCGGACATATCCAGCAGAACCACTTTGCGGTTCAGCATCGTCAGCAGATAGCGCAGCAAAATGGCCACCGGCTCGGAGCGCAGCTGCCCGGCGATAAAAATGGTGTCGGCGCGGCCCATCAGTTGAGCGCTCAGGTCAAGATCGGCGGCGGCTACGCTTTCCAGCATGCCCTGCAGGGTGGCGATATCCCGCACCACCAGATCCTGCAGAAAGCCGAGGTTCCCCTGCTGCTGGTTCTTCTGCAGGTCGTTTTCCAGCGCCACGATGCGTTCGTTATAACCCGGGGCGGTGGTCGCCAGCCGGGTCTGAAACACCGCCTGCATCTGCTTAAAACCGCTGTAGCCAAAGTGCTGGGCAAAGCGCACCAGCGTGGAAGGGTGCAGACCACAGCGGGCGGCAATCGCATTGATTGACTCCAGCGCCACGGCGTTAGGGTTTTGCGTAATAAAACGCGCCACCTGCTGAAAACGATCCGACAGCTGCGAATAGCGGGCGGTAATGTCGTTCACCACCTGCTCATAGTTCTTATGCGGCGGTGGGGGATCTTTCTTGTCTGTCTCTTTGCGGCTGGCCATCGGCGTCTGTCCTTGCGTTTAATTCTGACTGCAGGCTATCGCAACTAAAATTGCATTACAATTTTCATTGCAATTCTAATTTCCAAAAGCGTGATCGACTGCAGAATTTCTGCATTCAGTTTTAACTGGAAATCCCGCTCTGATTAAAATTTTCGCCCCGTGTTGAAATGCGTAACTCATTATAATTATTCAATTTAATAACTTTTTCTGTGCGGCGTTGATTCCCGTACTTGCATTCAAAATCATCCTGCAATTTTTATTGCATAATTTCTTTGTTTGCAATTAAGTTAATAACCGGTGGCGCAGAGGGGGCAGTGAACCTCCGCCGAATTCACATACCGCTCCCGCGTTGGGCGGCAGGAAAACAGGATCAGGCTATGTATAACGACTACGGGCAGTTTATTAACGGCGGCTGGCGTCAGGGCAGCAGTGGCGACACCATCGTGGTTACCGATCCGGGCCGCGACGAGCGGCTTGGCGAAATTGCCGCCGCCTCCCGCCAGGACACGCTGGAAGCGATAGCCAGCGCAGAAGCGGCATTACCGGGTTGGCAGGGGCTGGATGCCTGGCAGCGCGCCAGCACGCTGCACCGCGTGGCGGCGGAAATGGAACTGGCCCGCGAGCAGGCGGCACGCACCATCTCTCTGGAAAGCGGCAAGCCGCTGGCGCAGGCCAGCCGCGAGTGGACGCTGGCCATCGACCAGTTTACCTGGTACGCCGAGGAAGCCCGCCGCGTGTATGGTCGCATCGTCGAAAGCCGCGTACCGGGCGGGCGCTGTGAGGTTTCTCATCAGGCGGTGGGCGTGGTGGCGGCCTTTACCGCGTGGAACTTCCCGGTGGTGCTGATTGCCCGCAAGCTGGCCCCGGCGCTGGCGGCGGGCTGCACCGTGGTACTGCGCCCCTCCAGCGAAGTGCCCGGTTCGGCAATGGTCATCATGACCTGCCTGCAAAAAGCCGGGCTGCCCGCGGGCGTGGTCAACATGGTGGTCGGACCCACGGCGAATACCTATCAGCCGCTGATTGAATCGCCTGTGGTGCGCAAAGTGACGCTCACCGGCTCTACGGCGATTGGTCAGCAGATGATCCGCGATTCGGCCGCCACCCTGAAGCGGGTCAGCATGGAGCTGGGCGGCAACGCGCCGATGATCGTCTTTGACGATGCCGATATCGAAAAAGCGCTGGACCTGGCGGTGCCAACCAAGTTCGCCAACTGCGGTCAGGTGTGCGTCACCGCCGACCGTTTCTATGTCCATGAATCGGTCGCCCCGGCCTTTATTGCAGGATTTGCCCGTCGGGCAGCGGCCATCAGGGTCGGCTACGGGCTGGATGAAGGCAGTGAGATGGGGCCGCTGATTAACCTTCGCCGGCTGAAAGCCATCGAAAATATCGTCGACGACGCGCGGCAAAAGGGCGCGCGCGTGGTGACCGGCGGGCAACGCCTTGCCGATAAGCCGGGCTTTTACTTTGCGCCCACCGTGCTGGCCGATGTGCCGGACGATGCGCTGGCGCTGGCCGAAGAGAATTTTGGCCCGATCGCCGCCATTACCACCTTTACTGACGAAGCCGACGTCATCGCCCGGGTGAACCGCAGCGAACTGGCGCTCTCCGCCTATGCCTTTACCCGCGATGCCGCACGTATTCGCCGCGTCTCGCAGCAGCTGCAAGCGGGCATGGTCGGCATCAACAGCTTTGCCCTGGCCTCGGCCGACGTGCCGTTCGGCGGCATCAAGGCCAGCGGTATGGGCAGCGAAGGCGGTTCGGAAGGTATTTTCGAATATATGAATGTCAAACTGACGCAGGTGGTCCTGTAAGGAAGCCGCAATGATCAACAGCAACGTTAAGCGTTTATGGGCAGAAGGGCACAGCGTGCTGAACGGCTGGCTGTCGGTTGCCAGCCCGTTCACCGCTGAGATTATGGCAGCGCAGGGCTAC
The sequence above is a segment of the Erwinia sp. SLM-02 genome. Coding sequences within it:
- the iolD gene encoding 3D-(3,5/4)-trihydroxycyclohexane-1,2-dione acylhydrolase (decyclizing); protein product: MSTYRCTTAQAVVRYLSNQFIHVDGEDVPLFPGVFGIFGHGNVTCIGEALESVQDVLPTWRGQNEQSMAFAAVGFAKARLRQQIMVVTASIGPGTTNLLTAAGVAHVSRLPMLMICGDAFARRVPDPVMQQVEHFSDPSQTVNDAFKAVTRYWDRITWPEQILSSLPQAVATMLDPADCGPAFIGLCQDVQEMAFDYPEAFFARRVHTIPRPRPDRDLLEQAAELLASARHPIIIAGGGVRYSRAEAELEAFARQRGIPVVETIAGKGTLTHDHPLHIGPVGILGSTSANALAAKADVIIAIGTRLMDFVTGSWTVFSPEARFIAINAARFDAHKHFSLPLVADAREGIRELNAALGSYAVDASWLDSGKTAFAAWNQLIDQRQQRTVTTGVPTYAQVVGVVNERAAAEDYVISAAGGLPGELVKGWKVKNPGTFDCEFGFSCMGYEISAGWGTAMIDADRDVFVLIGDGTYMMMNSDIYSSVLSGHKLILLVCDNGGYAVINRLQNAKGGASFNNLLKDCRVTEPFHVDFVANAQSMGALARKVSSLDELAAAVDWAKGNDRTTVICIDTHPHEWTPGDAWWDVGVPEVSQRESVNQARTEQVEGRKKQRLGI
- a CDS encoding NAD-dependent succinate-semialdehyde dehydrogenase; the encoded protein is MYNDYGQFINGGWRQGSSGDTIVVTDPGRDERLGEIAAASRQDTLEAIASAEAALPGWQGLDAWQRASTLHRVAAEMELAREQAARTISLESGKPLAQASREWTLAIDQFTWYAEEARRVYGRIVESRVPGGRCEVSHQAVGVVAAFTAWNFPVVLIARKLAPALAAGCTVVLRPSSEVPGSAMVIMTCLQKAGLPAGVVNMVVGPTANTYQPLIESPVVRKVTLTGSTAIGQQMIRDSAATLKRVSMELGGNAPMIVFDDADIEKALDLAVPTKFANCGQVCVTADRFYVHESVAPAFIAGFARRAAAIRVGYGLDEGSEMGPLINLRRLKAIENIVDDARQKGARVVTGGQRLADKPGFYFAPTVLADVPDDALALAEENFGPIAAITTFTDEADVIARVNRSELALSAYAFTRDAARIRRVSQQLQAGMVGINSFALASADVPFGGIKASGMGSEGGSEGIFEYMNVKLTQVVL
- the iolE gene encoding myo-inosose-2 dehydratase: MHAKLGIAPIAWSNDDLPQLGGDTPLSVCLAESRLAGFSGVETGGKFPRTAAELQPQLAEYQLQLVSGWYSGTLLDNDLESEIAKATPQMQLFKACGAACLVYGETAGTIQNQQQVPLSQRRRLTEEQIREYGAKLDLFASWCRDFGVPLAFHHHMGTVIEDERDIDLLMAATGPQVGLLFDTGHLVFAGVDPLSVLSKHGKRINHVHTKDVRADVRAGLDWQRDSFLDAVLKGVYTVPGDGSIDFDAVISRLAGIGYQGWFVVEAEQDPALAPPLEYARIGYASLKSSLTKAGYAIDRAAKR
- a CDS encoding MBL fold metallo-hydrolase, producing the protein MKLTQIRNATLRLDYAGKTFLIDPMLADKGALPGFPGTARSHLRNPLVDLPLPVAEIINADAVIVTHTHEDHWDEAAQRLIARDIPLFSQNQQDARQIHAQGFTAVTVLDDRTEIDGITLWKTDGQHGSNAAYALPPLAKRLGEACGLVFQHPAEPTLYIAGDTVWVPAVEQALAAFKPDVVVLNAGSAQIDCFGAIIMGEEDTLRVHRLLPESHIVASHMEAINHCLLGRQPLRDYAERNGFAHRLWVAEDGESRTF
- a CDS encoding MurR/RpiR family transcriptional regulator; translated protein: MASRKETDKKDPPPPHKNYEQVVNDITARYSQLSDRFQQVARFITQNPNAVALESINAIAARCGLHPSTLVRFAQHFGYSGFKQMQAVFQTRLATTAPGYNERIVALENDLQKNQQQGNLGFLQDLVVRDIATLQGMLESVAAADLDLSAQLMGRADTIFIAGQLRSEPVAILLRYLLTMLNRKVVLLDMSGGLAPHMAMNMTPRDVLVAVSFRHYAQEVVSIAEIAAQKNVPLIAITDSVLSPLAKDARVLFTIPEEEYSFSRSLAAPVCLVQCIALALAAELHPEEEQPRIATLTERSQSREDGKKSLSK